Below is a genomic region from Rosa chinensis cultivar Old Blush chromosome 5, RchiOBHm-V2, whole genome shotgun sequence.
ACACTCCATGTACAATTGTCATGGAGAGCTTGAAATTCATTTGCTATGGCTTGCTTCCATACATCAAGATGATTAACTTCCTCAAAATTTTGAGGTTCATGAGTACAATCAAGAGCACTCAGAAATGCAGAATGAGCAGAGGAAAAATTCTTATAAGATATGAAGTGTGTCATCGGATACCTTGCAGTGTAGGTTTTATAGTCATTGAGCTTTGATGGAGAACCTCGTTCTCGTGGAGGGTTTCTATGAAGAACAATTGCAGGTGGAGATGGAGGCTCGACAACAGATTGCATATCAATTTTTGAATAAGAAATTACTGCTGGAACTTCTTGAACTGGAATATCAGGATTGATAGATGAGTTGCAATCCTCATCAACAGGAAGATTAGGACTGATATCAGGATTGATAGGCGAGCTGCAATCTTCATCAACAGGAAGATTAGGACTTGGAAACAGATCAGATAGAAACTCCCCCTGACCAGTATCACATGATTTTCTAGTGAAATAGGGAGTAACTTCATCAAATCTCACATCCCTTGACACAATGAGCTTCCTAGTAGCATAGTTGTAGCATTTACACcccttttgagtagatgaataTCCTAGGAAAACACACTTATCAGCTTTGGGATCAAGTTTATCACGTTGATGAGCTTGAATATGAACGAAGCATGTGCAGCCAAAGACTTTTAAGTGAGACATATCAATCTTTCTACCTTTCAATACTTCAAGAGGGGATTTGAATCCAAGCACTCTACTAGGGAGTCTGTTGATGAGATATGTGGCAGTGAGAACACCTTGAGACCAAATTTTTTTGGAACATTCATTTACATAAGAGCTCTGGTTTTTTCAAagtctcgatttttctctcggCAATCCCATTCTGTTGAGAAGTACCAACACAGCTTGTTTGATGCACAATGCCTTGTGTGCTCAAGTATTGTGACATGTTATTGGACATATACTCATAACCATTATCGGATCGTAAAATATGAATAGATGATGAAAATTGAGTGATGACAAATTTACGAAAATCCTTAAAAAAACATCCACAACTTCATTTTTTAGTTTCAAAATATACAACCAAGTAATCCTCGTAAAATCATCTACAAAGGTTACAAAATACTTAAATCCATCATAGGACTCAAGAACTGGTCCCTAAATGTCTGAATTCACGATTTCAAAAGGATTACTAGCCGTAGACAAAGAAGAAGTAAATGGTAATCTAGAGGATTTTGATAAATGGCAGACATCACATTGATTAGCTGTCTTGCACATATTTGGGAAGAAAAACACTTTCTTAGAAGGATGAGCCAAACGTTGATGCCACAGATGTTGGTCTTGTACTAAACTTGAACTAGCTTGAAAAACCTTGGAGACGAAGGAGTTTTTTTGACAGATAATAAAGTCCATTCAAGAAGAAACCTTCACCAATCTTCTTCTTGGTGATGAGATCCTGAAATATAACATTATAAGGGGAGAAAATGGCAAGGTATTTTAAGGTATGTATAATTCTTCCAACAGACAGAAgttgaagaaaagaaggaacaTAAAGAGCAATTGACTCAATGAAACTAGAAAGTaattttagttttccttttccttttcccaaaacaaaaacTCCTTTGCCATTTGCTACTAAAACTTTAGAAGGAATGGACAATTTTTCAAAATCATGAAGATTTTCGAGCTTATTTGTCATATGATCCGTAGCTCCTGAGTCTATAATCCAATAGTCATCCATAGCACAAACGTTGAGAGCAGTTGAGAAGGATTTTAGAATACCTTAATCTTCTTCATGTGGAACACAATCAGTTTCATCCAGTAAACTTTCCAAGGAGTGCAGTACTGTGGCTTTCACTCCCAGTTATGGCTGGTTCTTCCTTTTTACCATGTATCTGCCTCTTGTTGAGATAGGCAGCAAATTCATTAATCAAAGCAGCGAGATTGGAGGTGAAATTCATCATATTCAGAGTAGAAGAAGCATCTGCAAGGTTTGCTTTATGTGATGAAGTACTCCAGCCTTTTTGAAGAAGTTTATCTTCCTTTGAAAACTTTGGATTCTGCTCAGGATGGAGAACCCAACATCTATCCTTGACATGCTCAACACCTTCACAGTAACTGCACTTTAAATCAGTTTTCTTGCCTTTATATGCTCTCTCTTCAACTTGCCTGTGATTTGAAACATAGGCTCTAGTTTCAGATAAACTTTTCTTGTTCTCCATATTCATCACCTTCTTTCAAACTTCTTCTCTTTGAATCGTAGCACATACAGAGTTGAAAGATGGAAGCTCAGCATTCATGAGAATATGacttctcaaatcttcatactcTGAGCTTAAGGTTGCAAGAAGTGGAAAAATCTTGTCCTCCTCAGCTCTCTTTGTCAAAACACTAGCCTCTGTGATATGAGGTCTGTAAACATCAAGCTCATTCCACATGCTTGTAAGACTACCAAGGTGTTGCACAAAGGACTTACCGTCCTGTTGTAGATCAGCAATATCTCGCTTGAGTTGAAAAACTCGAGCTGCATTATTCTGATTTACATACATCTCTGTAACATGTTTCCAAAGATGCATAGAAGACTcagaaaaactaaaaatctcTTCAATTATGCTCTCCATAGAGTTGAGTAACCAAGACATGACAAGTTGATCCTTGCACATCCAAGAATCATATGTGGGGGAGTCAGCTTTAGGCTTATGTATGatttagggatggcaaaaatccccattgggtagggtacccatcgggtattcgaccctaacggggagaaattcgggggaaatcgggtaacggggatggggatccccagtatttgaattctgaaatcgggtacggggcggggatggtattttgatcgccatccccatacccacccaataagaattatctaatatatatatatatatatatatatatatatatattatttataaataaatatttgtaaacttcatcttttgtcaatatttaaattatgttaataaatatgttaaaaaaaaaaaaatttcttttaataaaatatctttatcaatatatcaattttccttgattgaaataagaaatttattttattttaatgttggatttaactttatattttacaatccataattatttgtataaattttaatataataaattagtaatattgttaacggggattggggcgggtatggggacctaatccccaatggggacggggacggggaatccccgatatcttattacggggattggggcgggtacggggatggagaatgaagtcgggtatggggatggtaatttgatccccttaccctaccctccccattgccatccccaGTATGATTCCATTGACATAGCCAAACTTGGACCTTCCTCCAAGAGCAAGTGTAACAGCTCTAGCCCAAGAAAGATAGTTGAACTCATTCAACAAAACAGAGCTAAGACGTTGGTTTGGATTAAACTCAACATCGGAAGAATTTGAGGTTAGAGAATCCTCATCTTTAGAACCGGATTTCCCAGCCATGATAAGCTGACAAATTCAGAAACTACACACGAACAGTTTCAGAGTCAGGCCTTGAattcctgctctgataccatgaagaaaacaaaacagaaactttGTGGAAAGTTTTCTGATATTACTTCATGGTATAAACTGATTACAAGCATTTTCCTATACATACacaaggaagagaaaaaggaaCAGAAAACAGAAAGGCTAACTATCTAAACAACTCTAACAACTGAGGTAAGATATTAACGGTGAACGGTAATGCTAACATCAGTGAACAGCAACAGCCACCATACTTCCAATACggcccaaaactcaaaaaccaacACAGAGACCCAGCCCAAACTCAAACCTGTCCAACATAAAaacctgaaaatatcgttaatTCCAGTTCTCCTTATCTCCCAAACTCTCATAGTCTCTCTCACTCTCAACTCTGAAAAATGGCAATGGCGCCGAGCCTCTCTCTCACACCCAAAACCCTAATAATACCGACCCCAAGACTCTCCCTCTTCCAGCCCTCTATCTCCTCCCTCGGATTCAGCTCATCCTCCGCCGCCGCGACTCGCCCTCTTACCCGCTCGGTGCCGTCAAAGCCGACCCTTCGGGCCGTGAGCGACAGCGAGTACTCGTCCAGAAGGAGCAGCAGTAATGAGCAGAGGGAGACGATAATGTTACCGGGCTGTGACTATAACCACTGGCTCATAGTCATGGAGTTCCCCAAAGACCCTGCCCCTACAAGAGACCAAATGATTGAGACCTACCTCAACACTCTCGCTACTGTTCTCGGAAGGTATCAATTTTCtatgtgatttttttgtttgttatgaTGGAAAGTGAAGCTTGAAACTTTGTTATGTTTGATGGCTTATCAGTAAGTGAGAAAGTCTGTCTTCTAGTTTGAGTGTGTTTCAAAAGCCTTTTGTTTTTAAGCAAATTGGTTCTGAGATTACAAGAATCGTTACTAGCAAAATTGTGATGGTTTGAATCTGAGCAAGGATATGGAATCATGTTGAACTTGTTTTAATTGATGATCTAGAAGGGCCAGAATTATATGCTTAGATAAGTTACATTAAGATTGATTGACCTCAATCTGAACCTTTGTGGGTTTTATTACTATGAAACTTTGCTAGGTTGAATAGCTAATGAGAGGCACTTTGTTTTAATCTCACAACTCTTACGGTAATCTATGTTACAGTATGGAAGAAGCAAAGAAGAATATGTATGCTTTTAGCACCACCACCTACACTGGATTCCAGTGTACTGTATCCGAAGAAACATCTGAAAAATTTAAAGGTTTGTATTACGGTTAGGTTCAAATTTGCTTGGATTTCCCATGTAACATTAACTTTCTTGTGCTAACCTGGTTCAACCTGATGCAGGCTTGCCTGGTGTCCTCTGGGTGTTGCCAGATTCGTATATAGATGTTAAAAATAAGGATTATGGAGGTGGGTTATATTACAAGtaaatggtttttttttagcACTTAAACGCTGTTATTATAATTTCATTTTGGGTTCATATGTAGGTGATAAATATGTTAATGGAGAGATAATTCCTGGTAACTACCCTGTTTATCAACCGAAGAAACGAAGAGAATCAAAGTTTGAGAGCAGAAGATATGAAAGACGAAGAGATGGACCTCCTCCAGAACGAACACGGCCAAAACAAGAAGCAACTCCATCGGAATCAGCATCTGGTTGAGGTAGTCAGTAATACCATTTAGGAagtttttctattattttttgaagttgCTTTAAACTATATTTGTCTGTACTTCTGCAGTTGTTTAATTCGGGAGTCCAGTCTGTGAAACTGCTAGTTTATCCAATGGTCGAACTCATCCAGGGGTACTCATAATCGTGCTTAATTTTTTGGTGAagcgttatttttttttttgcctggATGACAATGGTGTTGGTCTGTATTCTGTAATTGAGACACTACTATCTGTGAAATATTGATCTTAGATTACCTTTGTTATAGTGTTTTTGTCAAGACTATTTAAGCTCGGCTAGATATAGTTGATTTGAATCAGATTTAGTTATATTCATGTTtggttttgttcttttgtttctcACTGTTTTCTCCTTTCATGCTTGTTGGCATCCATGTGCGCAAGTGTGCCAGCTGCTCTTCCGTTATCTTCTCTAAATTCTTTGATTCAATTATTCTCGATACATATTAGATATAATATGTGATTAATTGGCTTATGCCGAACTCTAAGCTTATGTTTTGTTTCCTGCCTCATCTTTGTGGAGTTCTTGTGCATGACTGTTGTGCTGTCCCGGGCAGCTATGGCCATCTAGTCCTATAGCATGGTTGTTAAGCTTGACAGCAGAACTGCATGATTATCCTTGAACTATACGCTGATTTGCTGGGGTTATGGATGAAGATTTTTGGCATTTAGAGATGCTCTCTTATATACTTTGGGCATTTACCAAACGTACTACACTATATATCATATTGAAATTTGGTTGCGATAGATCCGAAGTGAAGGCTTTAAGCATGGATCCAATCATCCAACCCTGACATATTGAAATACTTCCCCGACTAGGTGTAAATAATTTGTGACCTGTTATAACATTGGGAAGAGAAAACTACGACACTGAGAACTAATGGTAATTGCTTCCTATTAAACGCATAAATTATTAAATTTCATCAAATCTTTTGTTAGAAGATAGTATGTGCCCTACACTTGTGAGCGTTGTGGCGATTAGCCTGTTCTTGTCTGATCAACTCTATCTCCCATCTCTCTCAAGGCTTGATAAAATTCTGTTACGCTTGCGGTTGGCTCATTTTATGCTCGTCTGACTTGTGTTTATAAACAAAGGAGTTGAGGTTGAACTCAATATTaagtttaattaaaaaaaaaaaaaacaagtgacGTGAGCTTTGACATATTCGGCATGAAAAGCCATGAACAATTCCTGTACTTTTATATATGGAGACTCCGTTACTTTGCTAAACTTGGGTAATAATATTGCTTTTTCGGTTTTTCCAACTCTACACCATTTGGCATTTGCTATTGTATGATAGCAATGTGTGCGCAGAagcaatttcttcttcagtaacTAGAAGTTGATAAGTTACCATATTATTTGGCCAACTCAATTGTCAaatcttaattcaaaacaaaatcaaaactctGATCCTAGTTTGTTGTGAGGAAGCTTAAACAAATACGATATTGATTTAGATTTAGATTTTGATGAGTAAACAAGTAAACGAAAGTAATGCAAGAAGCAACCCACAGAAACTTAAGTTTTATAATGGTTCACTAAATAGTGTTGGTGTTATTCAATTGCGTCCAAATTGAGAGTCGGCGATGATATTCTATCTGAATCAAATTGGATAAATTACGCATAAACCTTAACTATACACTTTCCAATACAATCATATCTACCACTATTAGAttgaaataaagaagaagaagatgacttTCTTCTCAACTAATTACAAAGTGACCATACCTCTTGATAAAGCTCCTACAGCTTTTCTTCTAATAATGTCTCATAATGAACTTTTTACTTATGGAGATGTATTT
It encodes:
- the LOC112165629 gene encoding DAG protein, chloroplastic, with the translated sequence MAMAPSLSLTPKTLIIPTPRLSLFQPSISSLGFSSSSAAATRPLTRSVPSKPTLRAVSDSEYSSRRSSSNEQRETIMLPGCDYNHWLIVMEFPKDPAPTRDQMIETYLNTLATVLGSMEEAKKNMYAFSTTTYTGFQCTVSEETSEKFKGLPGVLWVLPDSYIDVKNKDYGGDKYVNGEIIPGNYPVYQPKKRRESKFESRRYERRRDGPPPERTRPKQEATPSESASG